DNA sequence from the Thermodesulfobacteriota bacterium genome:
CAATTAAATCTGGTCCAAACTGGGGTAATAGTCGCCAAATTAATAAATTGAAAGAGGATTTTAGAAAGGCGAAAAGAATTCTAAGAACTAGCAGCTCGCACCAACAGATTGTTGCTGTAAACGGATGTTGTTATGGTCGAGATAACAAACCAGACAAGGGAGACTATTACAAATATTGTGGGCAAAAATTTTGGGAATTTATTTCTGGAAACGAATCCTTATACCTGGACATCATTGAGCCACTAGGCCATAAAGCAAAGGAGAAAAATGAGGCTTTTTTGGAAGCTTACTCCAAGATAATTAATAAATTTACATTGGAATTTATCCAACAATATTGCAAGGACGGAAAAATAGACTGGGATGCGTTAGTTAAATTTAATTCTTCAACTGAAAAACCGAAGAGAATAATACCAAAGAAATAATTCATGCACTTTTAAATAAATGAATCAAACAAGGATTTAAGGCTGCTTATCCCGTCAGATTCTTCTTAATTTTACTCAAATTAAAGCGTGAAAGTTCTTCGTCCCCGAAAGTACCGACTCTAATCGTAATCTCCGTAATATTGTCTCCCTGCCTCTTAAGGCTTATTCGCACCTTCTTGTTATCGGCCGTCATTGCTTCGAGCATTCCGGCTGTCGCATCGCTGTATTTGTCAGTTACCACCAATTGCAACTCATCGACTGCCTTTTCTGT
Encoded proteins:
- a CDS encoding PmeII family type II restriction endonuclease gives rise to the protein MKSIETKNVTEYVEHNIGIFHTKRLQNLEELKLNEVLQRKNPYLFKARNILTAYDLVKTLLDAYLSSQEEAIFGDFLEGLAIFINERVYNGKKSSADGIDLEFDKDRIRYIVSIKSGPNWGNSRQINKLKEDFRKAKRILRTSSSHQQIVAVNGCCYGRDNKPDKGDYYKYCGQKFWEFISGNESLYLDIIEPLGHKAKEKNEAFLEAYSKIINKFTLEFIQQYCKDGKIDWDALVKFNSSTEKPKRIIPKK
- a CDS encoding DUF3568 family protein, whose amino-acid sequence is FALLGIIPLLNIGCVAAAVGGAAGVAAGAGTVAYIKGELKATKVYNVPTVWKATEKAVDELQLVVTDKYSDATAGMLEAMTADNKKVRISLKRQGDNITEITIRVGTFGDEELSRFNLSKIKKNLTG